In Rhododendron vialii isolate Sample 1 chromosome 9a, ASM3025357v1, the following are encoded in one genomic region:
- the LOC131300235 gene encoding cytokinin hydroxylase, translating into MGFLYLVQALGIATILFLLFVLWRVLYSCWILPNQAYNKLRRNGFGGPTPNFPLGNIGDMMTKKKTTNTSSPSSEISHDIHPTVFPFFANWQKSHGKVFIYWLGTEPFLYIADPEFLKKMSAGVMGKSWGKPTVFKNDREPMFGNGLVMVEGEEWVRHRHVITPAFTPANLKAMSSLMVESTTNMLDRWTTLITSGAPEIDAEREITSTAGEIIAKSSFGIGYENGRKVFDKLRAMQLMLFNSNRFVGVPFSKFMSPKQTLAARKLGREIDSLLTEIITARRKSNSLQADDGRGNGFPQSDLLGILLSENRVDGRRGTALTTRELEDECKTFFFAGHETTALALTWTMLLLAEHREWQDQLREEIKDVVGNREIDATMLAGLKKMGWVMNEVLRLYSPAPNVQRQAREDIKVDDVIIPNGTNMWIDVVAMHHDQTLWGDDVNEFKPERFRDDLHGGCKHKMGFLPFGFGGRMCVGRNLSMMEYKIVLTLILSRFSFSLSPGYCHSPSIVLSLRPTQGLPLVLQPL; encoded by the exons atgggattcCTTTACTTGGTTCAAGCTCTTGGCATAGCCACAATCTTGTTTCTTCTCTTCGTATTGTGGAGGGTATTGTATTCATGTTGGATTTTGCCTAATCAGGCATATAACAAGCTTAGGAGAAATGGGTTTGGTGGTCCAACCCCAAATTTTCCCCTGGGAAATATTGGAGATATGATGACTAAGAAAAAAACCACAAATACTTCATCACCATCTTCAGAAATCTCCCATGATATCCATCCTACCGTGTTTCCCTTCTTTGCTAATTGGCAGAAATCTCATG GGAAGGTGTTTATATACTGGTTAGGCACGGAGCCGTTTCTGTATATTGCGGACCCTGAGTTCCTGAAGAAGATGTCTGCAGGTGTGATGGGAAAGAGCTGGGGAAAGCCCACTGTGTTTAAGAATGATAGAGAGCCTATGTTTGGTAATGGTTTGGTTATGGTTGAAGGAGAAGAATGGGTTCGCCATAGGCATGTTATCACTCCTGCATTCACTCCTGCCAATttgaag GCTATGTCAAGCTTAATGGTGGAATCCACAACAAACATGCTTGACCGCTGGACCACCCTCATCACCTCCGGCGCACCGGAAATCGACGCAGAGAGAGAAATCACGAGCACCGCCGGCGAAATCATCGCGAAATCGAGCTTCGGTATTGGCTACGAAAACGGGCGAAAAGTGTTCGACAAACTCAGAGCAATGCAACTCATGCTCTTCAACTCCAACAGATTCGTGGGGGTCCCATTCAGCAAGTTCATGTCCCCCAAACAAACCCTAGCCGCCAGAAAACTCGGGAGGGAAATCGATTCCCTTCTGACCGAAATCATAACCGCCCGGAGGAAATCGAATTCCCTCCAAGCCGACGACGGGAGGGGGAATGGTTTCCCTCAGAGCGATTTGCTGGGGATTCTGTTGTCGGAAAACCGGGTGGACGGGCGGCGGGGCACGGCGTTGACGACCCGGGAGTTGGAGGACGAGTGCAAGACATTCTTCTTCGCCGGGCACGAAACGACGGCGTTGGCGCTGACGTGGACGATGCTGCTTTTGGCTGAGCACAGGGAGTGGCAAGATCAACTTAGGGAAGAGATCAAAGACGTGGTTGGAAATAGAGAGATTGATGCCACCATGCTTGCTGGTCTAAAGAAG ATGGGATGGGTTATGAATGAAGTTCTAAGACTATATTCACCGGCACCAAACGTACAAAGACAAGCGCGAGAAGACATCAAAGTGGACGACGTTATTATACCTAACGGAACCAACATGTGGATCGATGTTGTAGCAATGCACCACGACCAGACCCTTTGGGGGGACGACGTGAATGAGTTCAAACCGGAGAGGTTCAGGGACGACTTGCACGGCGGGTGCAAGCACAAGATGGGGTTTTTGCCATTTGGGTTTGGAGGGAGAATGTGTGTGGGTAGAAACCTGAGCATGATGGAGTACAAGATAGTGTTAACCCTGATTCTCAGTAggttttccttctctctctccccaggCTACTGCCATTCTCCCTCCATCGTGCTCTCCCTTAGACCTACACAGGGGCTGCCTCTAGTACTTCAACCtctttag
- the LOC131300236 gene encoding pectin acetylesterase 9 isoform X1: MKVHKIVSFSMILLTCAPRCIFSEERLLVNMNLVRNASALGAYCLDGSLPAYHLHRGFGAGARNWLLQFEGGGWCNDIQSCLVRAKTRRGSTRYMNKLEVFSGILSNNASLNPDFYNWNRVKLRYCDGASFAGDAKFDNGTSLLYFRGQRIWKAIIHDLLPKGLGNAKKALLSGCSAGGLASFLHCDNFSGYLPRNTSVKCLSDAGFFLDERDISLKHTFRSFYEDLVSLQGVEQNLDKNCTSSLYNPNQCFFPQYALPFIRTPFFILNSAYDVFQFHNILVPTSADIHGHWNRCKLNPAACTTIQINILQEFRKDMLSALRLFYIHSRRGGMFINSCFAHCQSESQDTWLAANSPRVHNKTISEAVGDWYFGRRVTKEIDFAYPCDSTCHNLIG; the protein is encoded by the exons ATGAAAGTGCACAAGATAGTTTCTTTTAGCATGATATTGCTAACGTGCGCGCCGCGGTGCATTTTCTCGGAGGAGCGGCTCCTTGTGAACATGAATCTGGTTCGAAACGCTTCGGCCCTCGGAGCAT ATTGCTTGGATGGAAGTTTGCCGGCTTATCATCTCCACAGAGGATTCGGCGCCGGAGCACGCAACTGGCTTCTACAGTTCGAG GGTGGTGGGTGGTGCAATGATATACAATCATGCTTGGTCAGAGCCAAAACCCGCCGCGGATCTACACGTTACATGAACAAGTTGGAGGTCTTCTCTGGAATTTTAAGCAACAATGCCTCTCTCAATCcag ATTTTTACAATTGGAACCGGGTGAAACTCAGATATTGTGATGGAGCATCTTTTGCTGGAGATGCTAAGTTCGACAATGGG ACATCATTGCTTTACTTCAGAGGGCAAAGGATCTGGAAGGCAATCATTCATGATCTTCTCCCCAAGGGCTTGGGGAATGCAAAAAAG GCATTGCTTTCAGGGTGTTCTGCTGGAGGGCTGGCATCTTTTTTGCACTGTGACAACTTCAGCGGTTATCTACCAAGGAATACTAGTGTCAAATGCTTAAGTGAtgctggattttttttggaCGA AAGAGACATTAGTTTGAAACACACTTTTAGATCCTTCTATGAAGACCTTGTTTCTTTACAG GGGGTGGAACAGAATCTGGACAAAAACTGCACGAGTTCTCTTTACAATCCAAATCAA TGTTTCTTCCCGCAGTATGCGTTGCCATTCATTAGAACACCATTTTTCATCTTAAACTCTGCCTATGATGTGTTCCaa TTCCACAACATATTGGTTCCCACTTCTGCTGATATACACGGACACTGGAACCGCTGCAAGCTTAATCCAGCAGCATGTACCACTATCCAGATAAATATCTTGCAAG AGTTCAGAAAAGATATGCTCTCAGCTTTGAGGTTATTCTACATACACTCGAGGAGAGGCGGGATGTTCATAAACTCATGTTTCGCTCATTGCCAAAGTGAGTCACAAGATACATGGTTAGCAGCCAACTCCCCCAGAGTTCACAATAAG ACCATTTCAGAAGCAGTTGGTGATTGGTACTTTGGGAGAAGGGTGACAAAGGAAATTGACTTTGCATATCCTTGTGACTCTACCTGCCATAACTTGATAGGCTGA
- the LOC131300236 gene encoding pectin acetylesterase 9 isoform X2, whose translation MKVHKIVSFSMILLTCAPRCIFSEERLLVNMNLVRNASALGAYCLDGSLPAYHLHRGFGAGARNWLLQFEGGGWCNDIQSCLVRAKTRRGSTRYMNKLEVFSGILSNNASLNPDFYNWNRVKLRYCDGASFAGDAKFDNGTSLLYFRGQRIWKAIIHDLLPKGLGNAKKALLSGCSAGGLASFLHCDNFSGYLPRNTSVKCLSDAGFFLDERDISLKHTFRSFYEDLVSLQGVEQNLDKNCTSSLYNPNQCFFPQYALPFIRTPFFILNSAYDVFQFHNILVPTSADIHGHWNRCKLNPAACTTIQINILQGCLGHFSFFLRIKVQKRYALSFEVILHTLEERRDVHKLMFRSLPK comes from the exons ATGAAAGTGCACAAGATAGTTTCTTTTAGCATGATATTGCTAACGTGCGCGCCGCGGTGCATTTTCTCGGAGGAGCGGCTCCTTGTGAACATGAATCTGGTTCGAAACGCTTCGGCCCTCGGAGCAT ATTGCTTGGATGGAAGTTTGCCGGCTTATCATCTCCACAGAGGATTCGGCGCCGGAGCACGCAACTGGCTTCTACAGTTCGAG GGTGGTGGGTGGTGCAATGATATACAATCATGCTTGGTCAGAGCCAAAACCCGCCGCGGATCTACACGTTACATGAACAAGTTGGAGGTCTTCTCTGGAATTTTAAGCAACAATGCCTCTCTCAATCcag ATTTTTACAATTGGAACCGGGTGAAACTCAGATATTGTGATGGAGCATCTTTTGCTGGAGATGCTAAGTTCGACAATGGG ACATCATTGCTTTACTTCAGAGGGCAAAGGATCTGGAAGGCAATCATTCATGATCTTCTCCCCAAGGGCTTGGGGAATGCAAAAAAG GCATTGCTTTCAGGGTGTTCTGCTGGAGGGCTGGCATCTTTTTTGCACTGTGACAACTTCAGCGGTTATCTACCAAGGAATACTAGTGTCAAATGCTTAAGTGAtgctggattttttttggaCGA AAGAGACATTAGTTTGAAACACACTTTTAGATCCTTCTATGAAGACCTTGTTTCTTTACAG GGGGTGGAACAGAATCTGGACAAAAACTGCACGAGTTCTCTTTACAATCCAAATCAA TGTTTCTTCCCGCAGTATGCGTTGCCATTCATTAGAACACCATTTTTCATCTTAAACTCTGCCTATGATGTGTTCCaa TTCCACAACATATTGGTTCCCACTTCTGCTGATATACACGGACACTGGAACCGCTGCAAGCTTAATCCAGCAGCATGTACCACTATCCAGATAAATATCTTGCAAGGTTGTTTGGGTCATTTCTCATTCTTCCTTCGGATAAA AGTTCAGAAAAGATATGCTCTCAGCTTTGAGGTTATTCTACATACACTCGAGGAGAGGCGGGATGTTCATAAACTCATGTTTCGCTCATTGCCAAAGTGA